In Salarias fasciatus chromosome 9, fSalaFa1.1, whole genome shotgun sequence, the genomic stretch AGACTGAGGGGTGGGGTGGATTGTCCAGCTGAGTCCTAATCATTAAATCTAATCAATCCATGGCCTGGCCGAACGTCTCCGTGTTTTCACTGTCGGCTCCCACAAGCTGGAAGATTGCTCTGAAAATAACACCAAGGTAGAGCGACTGATACATTAGATACCTACGATTTTATTCGTTAGCGGATCCAGACCTCTCCCACGCTCCCTCTGCGAGCTCCAGAGTCCGTGCAGACGCACCATTACCAGattaatccccccccccccgtccttaAACAACTGGAGATCCCGTTCCCACCCACCTTCCTGGACGCGGCCCAGCCCCGAAACCAGCCGCAGCTGCTCCGGTATGGAGAACCCATCGGCCGGCGGCCCAGCCAGAAGCCAGAGACCCCTCTGAGCTTTTCAGCTCCTCCCCAGCGGCTCCCCTGCTTTCTGCATTACTGGTTTCTGGAGCAGGCGGCCAGAACTACACCTCCGCTCCGTCATCTCCTTAAACTGCTCATTGTAGAGGGGGCTATTATTTCCCCTCGTCGTATCGGGTGGTGTGACAGGCGCTCGGCCCGTCCTCCGTGGGAGGTCGGCTCGTCCGTGATCGTCTGTGATGTTCCTAATAGCCCAACTGTGCTCGTCTTTGTGCGAGTTTGGAGCGGATTAAGAGGAGACACTCGCCGCacagatttgtgtttttgttaacCCGTGTCTGCGTCTTAAGTGTGCGCTGGGTATCATTAAGATCCGCGGCTTCAAAGCACAAAACACTGCCTGACGTGTTTCGGTGGCATTACAAGCTGAAACACAAGCCCTCGACACTCTTCGTCCTGttttagagtttattttttttccccaaagtcATATGAAAAATGTTTGCGTCACATCAAATTTCAAAGGGAGCAAACATGTTTAGATGCTCTCACTTTGCGTAACCAGCTGCCCTCTGGATCTCACAGACATTGTGCTTTGAGTACAAACGCGCCGGGTTCAGCTCTGAGGGACATCCCAGGCTGCACGCTCAGTGGAGCAGCGCATTCCTCAAGCTGCACGCTCCTCAGTTACAGTGACCCTGCTGCAGAACAGTGAAAATAAAGGCTGAAAAATGAATAATCTGCAACTTTCGGTTAAAAATTTTATTCAGACGGAGAACCGATAGTTGCCCCCTATCTGTACCTTTCTTGAGTGGAAAATGAGTCAGAGCTGCCAGCAGTGAAGCGCTGAACTGTGGTGGTGTTATGTACACACATCCCCTCACAGGAGAGGAgtgaaggggggtggggggggggcagctggcACCGTTTTCACTGTATAATTAACTGTAATCTTCAGAGAACTGCTGctcactcctctgtcacacactcacacacttccaGGGAACATTAACCGCCGGCCTTGGGTGAATATTGTCATCTTCGGggtctgtgagtgtgtttccGCTCGGGGCATTCTGGGGTttctggtgggttttttttttttttttctatctggGTGGCAGtcggtttggggggggggggtttgtggaGTTAGGGTGGAGCGTCACAGTCTGTGTCCTGTGTTCACTTCATTAGAGTTTAAACGGCCTACAGGGAGACTGCGACTGCCTTTCACATCGCCCCACCTGCATTTCCCATTACGCCCCGGTTCCCTCGCAGTTACTCACACGACCACGTCCGTCCACgcttcacacactctcccaGTCTCACACACTTACAGTATACAAACATCCATCAGCAAGCTTTCTTTCCTCAAGCtttcaaaaaaaacacacaaatacactaaTGTAGAAACCACTCACGATCATTCACAGGCACAGATGTGCACATGGCACAAACACAGCATGTGGTCATATTTTTGTTGCTCCGATATCCATTTTTCATACAGTCCAACCGCTATAAATCATCCAGTCGTCACTCATTCCCGCACATGTAAGCCAACAAATCATTTTCTCAATCACAtccatgcaaacacaaacacatgcagccTTTATTTGATccgcgggcggcggcggcgagctgcaTGTGATTACCCACACGGGGCTGTGTGGAACCCTCCAAGACACGTTCTCTCTCCTTGCGTCCAGAGAGAATGTTTACGCGTCCGTCACAGGCTGAGCTGAGCTCATTCAGAcgttttaaaggttaaacagACACACGCCACACAACGGCAGGGCAGGCGTGCCGCCCTGCCACCGGTATCGGCTTCGGGAGTCTTTGGTATGAGTCTGACTCGGCCTCCTTTTCTTTATTCTCCCCCTCCGGTTCCGGCAGCGCGCCCTAAAGGTCTCTGCCCTCACAGGTTAAACTTCACAAGTCGGTCTTGGCGGAGCGGTCTCCAGGTCGTCACACTGTCACTGGAGGGTATTTCTGGTCGCTGTTGACACTGGAGCCCGCGGTGGGAGGAGGgcagggggactggaggggtcTGTACCCTCCCTGGGTGGGGTCCAGGAAGGCCGGGGCCGGGGACACCGGGTGGGCGTAGCCGATGTACTGCGGGTGCAGGAACTGCCCCTGGTGGGGCATGATCTGGGTGGCCTGCTGGCAGTTCAGCACCGAGAAGTTGGTGGGCATGTTCACGAAGACGCTGGCGTCCGGGGGCAGGCAGCAGGACGCCTGGGCCCGCatgagggggggaggggcggcgcGGGGGGCGGCCGGCGGGGCGGAGGAGCTGGACGAGGTGGCCGTGCTGGACTGGCGGGACGAGGAGCCCCTGGAGGTGCTGGCCATCATGGGGATGGTTTCCAAGAGCCGGCCGCCGCCCGAGCCGCCGCCCGTCGCTCCCGTGGACGACAGCTCCGGCTTGGGCCggaggcagcggcagcagcacacGGCCACCGCAGAGCCCACCACGATGAACGCCACGAACACCGAGCCCACGATCAGGAAGGGAACGTAGATGGGCACTGGAGAGAGACGAAGACACAACATTATTAACATATCGCTACAGGATCCATTTGATTGGCAAAACATGGACGAGTCCAACATTAGACCTGACAGAAACGCTGCTCTGCGTCTTCTCTCGTCTTTCTCCTCCCCTCAGGAGCTCCTCCATGTGATCGGAGATTAGGTAAGACAGACTGTGTttggactggagctgaagaACTGAGGTGTACTGAAACCGGTTCCCCAGGGAGTCTCAGGCTCTCATTAGCAGTTATTAACTTTGTTTTGATCTGTTTTAATCCTTTGCGCCCTGCTGTGTCCCCGGCCTCCTCAACCCCACAGAcccgtgtatgtgtgtgtgtgagagagagtgtgtgtttgcttgcaTGGGTGACATTCTTAAGCCCGGCTGCCAGCAGATATTTGCGACCCCTTCGTTTTCCTTGGCTTTTTATGACTAAAGCCTTTGAAAATAAGTTACTCAAGCTGAACTACGGTTCTTGGCATGTGCTTAAAGAAAGGTATTAAAGTGGACTGATTTAATGTAGCTGAATGGGAGGTTCCTCAGGCCTTTAAATCAGAGGAGCGAGCCAGCTCCTTCTCTCTGACCTTTACCTTCTCTTTGTTTAAAACAGCAAATCATACCCCCGGTGATGCTCTTGAGTAACCTTCACCACTCCACCAATCGGAGGCGTCAGTGAGCGCAGGTAAAAGCCTTGACGTTTTTACACGCAAGCTTCTCGGTTTCAGTCCGTAAATCTAAATGAGCAGACGACTCTCCAACAACAACTGTGAAACATGACCAACGATAACTTTCCCCTCCAGTTTTTTCTTACTGTACCTTTCCACTGGAGTCTAGAATGAAGGTTTTTGGCTTAAAGGAAGGGGGGGGTGACATTTAAGATGAGGTCACTGATGAGGTGTTTTCCTCAATCGCTCATTCCCACACtccactcacacaaacacaatcatgTCCATGTTACATTATGTGATTagcagtgttttattgttccCACAGGGTGTAGTTATTTTCCACTTTGAATGTACTGCAGTGTTATGAGGTGAAACTGTACGCCCGAGCGAGAGGTGGCAACTGGCTCCAGTTTCCTTTTGTCCGTGAAGTCTTTGAAATGCATCCATATGACTTTGAGAAAGTTTTTTAAATGCCCATCAGGAGCCGGGTATTAGCGGGATTACTGCTGGAGGTCATCCGCTGGCAGAGGCGGCCAAAGTCCCGGCGACAGATGATAAAGGGGGCAGCGACACGGTGacatgaaacaaaacaggaccTTGACCCGTTCCCCCCACCTCTCCGGGACGAGGTGTCGGCTTCAGAGGCCGGCGCGCCTCATGGCGAACAGGCCTCAGCAGGAACTCAGTGTGCCAAAGGAACAGAAGCACAAATGTCCCAGGGAGCTTTGCACACTTCTCTGTTTCCTGCACCTGCAAAGCCTCGTGTTTTGTGTTACTTCATCCTTATTTGCACTAAAGACTCATTCACCAAACAGTAGAGAAAGAGATGTTGTATAAAAGATCAactttttcagtgaaaaacaaaacacaaaagtgCAACCATGACTTCTATATTCCATAGTTACTTTGTTGCCAATATGTAAGTGTTGCAGTTTCCCCGTTGAGGCAGTTCAAAAGCAGCGTTCAAGGCCACGACTCTGAAAGGTCTCAAGTTAAATGTGAAATCTCCAGATACGATTAAAACATCTTGGCTCAACTCTGCATAAAAGTCTCCATAAAGTGAAAAACACcccttttcatctttttttattttattttattttttttacaagggTGACCATTGCTTTCCAGCTTGATCCATTTGGTTAACTGTCTGGATTTCAGAAAAATCTTATTCCTGTCCAAGCAAGAAAAAAGTCAGACTGATGACTCAACCTGCAGCTGAAGGCCAATGATTTCCCAGGAAATGTGTCTCGTCACCATACCTTCAAAAGCTGACAGTCACAAACCGCAGCATCAAGCCTTGAACTGACTGCTGACTGTAAGAACGgctccatccatcaatccatcatgACAACATCTTCATCCAACTCCATGATTGCAATGGTCAGTTTGTGTTTGGTTGGGCAAGCTACCACTTgatttttcctctctgtcttaacactgaaataaaaattaGTTTGCACCGACATTTCTTAAAGAAGCTTGTCTTTGGCTAACTGTGATTGGCCGTTCCCTCATCAACAGGAAATGCTGTCGTCGACATGCTCATCTGGCCATATGTTGAGTTTATGGGTATGAAGTGACACAAAATAAGCACATCATTCTGTAATCATAACCAGCATTTTCCTCTGAAAGGTACAGGACTGCAGGTATTCTGGCAAAGTGTGAAAACGGTCCAAGACTTGAGTGAAAGCGCACAGCTTCATCAGCATCTGGATACTGAATCTGGAGTACGGAACCCTCCATGTTCAACAGGGGACTTTCTACGGCGTTTCAAACGAAAGCCCTTATATCTCGGCTGCTTTCGAGTGGATCTCGAGCACTAAAATCACTTTGCGAGCACATGGCAGTCCCATTGTTCCCGTCACTCCGGCACACCTGTTGctgcagtccctccacccccccccaccaccaccagccaaAGCTCTTGTTTTGGGCAGAGTCTGGACTCTCCCTGTCTCCCTGCACTATCCCACGGGTTTTCTCCTGTTCCTAAATGCCATATGTTCCCTCACGTCGAGCACATTAATAATTTCCTGTCTGTTATTCCATGACACCGCAGTGTGTATCTTTCCTCGGTGATGAATTAGGCCTCAagtgaatgaaaaatgtttaaaatgaacaaactcAATGAGGCATTGCATGAAAAAACACTTCCTATTTCTTagtgagaggggaaaaaaagcagcttctCTTTAAATTATCTTGGCTGCAGGCCAGTGAATGAAATGTATATACTTCTTCCTGGAATGATAAGGCATGATAGTATTAGCAAATGACAGATTACAGCTAGAAGACCAGTGGGGGCAGAATATCCTCCAGGGGAACATGAAACAAGCCAGTGTTGCATTTTTCCCTCAGGTCCTATATAGACTTATTTTGGAGGACTGTGGGCTTTTATTAGAGATATGATTCAGATTTAAACACACGAATGTGAACAGTGATGAATGAAAGTCAAGAGCTGAGAGAGAAGTTTGTGTTGTCACCCCATCTACTATAAGTTGTAAAgtatttattatgttttgtctTGGGTTTTGTTAATGACGCCTCTCATAAATGGAGTTTAAAAGTGAGTGTGAAGGGTTTGGAAGGCCACAGCTCTGTTAGTAATGCCTGGAAAGAGACTCCTCCACGAGCCTGGTAGGAAATGATACATAACgcaatttgtattttttttttttttttatgaagagaGCTGTCAGCACCCCGGGTGAGGGACTGTCCAAGATCCGGTCAAGTCCAAACCTGATCCCCGTGGGGACAGCGTGATCTGAGCCCGGCCCCTGTCGCACTGttacagaacaaacacagctaTTTATAAAGTGCAGCGGCACGGCACAGATTGCCATTTGTGAGCGCAGTTAACTGGTTTTTTGGAGGAGTCTGCTGTCTCCTGTGCAGCTGTCGATGCCAGGCGGGACGGAGacagggcgggggcgggggggggggggggggggggggggggggtcggatGAGCCCCATTGACAGGGAGGTATTGTGTCTGCTGGGTTTATGAAAGAACGCCAAATCTTTCTAGAGTTACAAATCAGATTCAAGACATCCTGTGCGTGCACAGAAGACACTTTAGTATCTAATAAATATTAACATGCCTTTTGCAACTTGCTTAGattgtttaaataaataaagattgactgaaagtgtttttttagtACAAACATTCTTCTTCAGTGAAGCAACAGGCAAGTTAGTGCAACTTTAAACATCAATTACACAATACGAGGGGGCGTTTAGTCAGGcaatcaatgaaaaaaatccTTCAGGGATCgattaaatatttaatgattTCATATATTTCCTTGGTCTTTGCTTTCtttggtgtgtttttcttttttcttaccCGCCCCGGAGTCCCTGGTGTCCTTGCTGTCCGCCCCGGGCTCCTGCGCCTGCCGGTCGTTGTCGCAGCTGCCCTGGTCCAGGCGCGC encodes the following:
- the shisa2b gene encoding protein shisa-2 encodes the protein MWGGGFPMSVTVIVTLLLVIIDVKASGEYCHGWHDSQGVWKEGFQCPEKIDAEDAIICCGKCELRYCCASTDARLDQGSCDNDRQAQEPGADSKDTRDSGAVPIYVPFLIVGSVFVAFIVVGSAVAVCCCRCLRPKPELSSTGATGGGSGGGRLLETIPMMASTSRGSSSRQSSTATSSSSSAPPAAPRAAPPPLMRAQASCCLPPDASVFVNMPTNFSVLNCQQATQIMPHQGQFLHPQYIGYAHPVSPAPAFLDPTQGGYRPLQSPCPPPTAGSSVNSDQKYPPVTV